From a single Methylacidiphilum kamchatkense Kam1 genomic region:
- a CDS encoding LpxI family protein translates to MTTKNQKKSILESADRLGIIAGRGVYPLLVAKGARRSGVEKIFSVCFVSETDHQMETLSTAVEWIRVGQLSKLIQFFKKNEVKTAIMAGGVAPSHLFELRPDLRAILLLAKLKERNAHTIFGAIAQELEKNGVILLNATTFLEDQLAPSGQFGGPHIKKRYWEDVEFGFRIAKEVARLDIGQSVVVKNGTVLSVEAFEGTDEAMKRGGELGRGSAMLVKVSKPNQDFRFDVPVIGIKTIESAQRFGIGTIVCESAKTLILEKEKVVSLADQTKTSLIGFP, encoded by the coding sequence GTGACTACTAAGAATCAAAAAAAATCAATTCTTGAATCGGCTGATCGACTTGGCATTATTGCTGGTCGGGGTGTGTATCCATTGCTTGTGGCAAAAGGAGCAAGAAGATCTGGGGTAGAGAAGATTTTCTCAGTCTGTTTTGTGTCCGAAACAGATCATCAGATGGAGACTCTTTCGACTGCAGTGGAATGGATTCGGGTTGGTCAGCTTTCTAAATTGATTCAATTTTTCAAAAAAAATGAAGTCAAAACAGCCATCATGGCCGGAGGGGTAGCTCCATCTCATCTTTTTGAATTAAGACCTGATCTGCGAGCTATTTTGCTTTTAGCAAAACTAAAGGAAAGAAATGCTCATACAATTTTTGGTGCCATTGCTCAAGAGCTTGAAAAAAATGGGGTCATTCTTTTAAATGCCACTACTTTTTTAGAAGACCAGTTAGCCCCTTCGGGACAATTTGGAGGGCCTCACATTAAAAAAAGATATTGGGAGGATGTTGAGTTTGGGTTTAGAATCGCCAAAGAAGTCGCAAGGCTTGATATAGGTCAATCGGTTGTGGTTAAAAATGGAACAGTGCTATCGGTGGAGGCATTTGAAGGAACCGATGAAGCCATGAAAAGAGGCGGAGAATTGGGAAGAGGAAGTGCCATGCTAGTGAAAGTTAGTAAGCCTAATCAAGATTTTAGGTTTGATGTTCCTGTTATAGGGATCAAGACGATTGAGTCAGCTCAACGGTTTGGCATTGGTACCATTGTATGCGAATCAGCAAAGACGCTTATTTTGGAGAAGGAAAAGGTGGTAAGTTTAGCCGATCAGACTAAAACAAGCCTGATCGGATTTCCATAG
- a CDS encoding glycosyltransferase, with product MIFPVRSQGVHYFIEKPARPFIYLKNSKFYVCGWFFDAEGKAAKQIKVQSKKDVFFCHPMERTDIQKKYASADLSVDPMCGFERFCDLSRGIKFVQIFALLSSGLWIELSRHLVVVFKSKRWRKKRIEKKIDVFSSFPKPETPSVSPITQNSQWLKHSLLLFLNNPKTTLRFPVCSSPLLSIVISTRNRAELLYQCFQSILAYVGLPYELIVADNASTDETPLLLAKTEGIKTFRNDTDLEYLLSVNKAALLAKAPYLLLLNNDIILSPQSVEQMIRTMESYPRCAAVGCKLVRPDGTLQEAGSIVWADGSALAYGRNDPDPMKSEYNFVREVDYCSAACLLVRRELWEKLGGYDPQYAPAYYEDSDLCLSLWAMGYKVLYQPAALVFHYEFGSRPLETVKAMIEKNRWKFLEKWKQQLQLMHRDDGDVLKARDKRHQSVYLAEKEKKSSSFKGRILVLDDCVPHFMMGKGFPRAITILQLLEQLGYFVTFYPMLSQEYSKKHLEMAFMEKIELMIGWGPKRLEDFLQERKDYYDFIFVSRIHNFLHVAKLIKKRPDFFSKTKVLYDAEAIVARREILKKSLEGLTLKEKEKKELIDKELLLAQYAHRVVAVSKEEAQYFLQKGFDVHVLGHSIHCKPTESSFEQRSGFLFVGYMGEEGPNTDGLSWFSHYVLPHLKKKIHSNFEVLAIGQVSEDFVEQLSPLGIKFLGLVEDIQPFFEKCRVFIAPTRYAAGIPMKVHEAASYGLPVVASMLLAKQLAWTPGEELLAADSPEDFAACCEKLYQDASLWKKIRESALNKVKLDCDPKRFEENLLSLLTFPRNQ from the coding sequence ATGATTTTTCCCGTACGTTCTCAAGGGGTCCACTATTTTATTGAAAAACCCGCTCGGCCTTTTATTTACTTAAAAAACTCAAAGTTTTATGTCTGTGGTTGGTTTTTTGATGCTGAGGGGAAAGCGGCCAAACAAATTAAGGTACAAAGCAAAAAAGACGTGTTTTTTTGTCACCCCATGGAAAGGACCGATATCCAAAAAAAATATGCCTCGGCTGATCTTTCGGTGGATCCGATGTGTGGATTTGAACGGTTTTGTGATCTTAGTAGAGGTATTAAGTTTGTTCAAATATTCGCGCTCCTTTCTTCGGGCTTATGGATAGAGTTAAGTCGACACCTTGTCGTCGTGTTCAAATCTAAACGTTGGAGGAAGAAAAGAATCGAAAAAAAAATTGATGTTTTTTCTTCTTTCCCTAAACCTGAAACTCCTTCTGTAAGTCCAATCACTCAAAATTCTCAATGGCTCAAGCATTCCCTATTGCTTTTTTTGAACAACCCTAAGACAACTCTTAGATTCCCTGTTTGTTCAAGCCCTCTTTTGAGCATTGTTATCTCTACTAGGAATAGAGCCGAATTGCTCTATCAATGCTTTCAATCCATTCTAGCATACGTAGGATTACCTTACGAATTGATCGTTGCTGATAATGCTTCAACAGATGAGACGCCCCTGCTTTTGGCCAAAACCGAAGGCATCAAAACTTTTAGGAATGATACTGATCTGGAGTATCTGCTCAGCGTGAATAAAGCCGCGTTATTGGCTAAAGCTCCATATCTCCTCCTATTGAACAATGATATTATTCTTAGCCCACAAAGCGTAGAGCAAATGATTAGAACTATGGAATCCTATCCGCGCTGTGCTGCTGTGGGCTGTAAGCTTGTTAGGCCAGATGGTACTCTACAGGAAGCAGGGTCTATTGTTTGGGCTGATGGGAGTGCTCTTGCCTACGGAAGGAATGATCCAGATCCAATGAAGTCTGAGTATAACTTTGTACGAGAGGTAGATTATTGTTCAGCGGCTTGCCTGCTAGTGCGTAGAGAATTATGGGAAAAACTTGGCGGCTATGATCCACAGTATGCTCCCGCCTATTATGAAGATAGCGATCTTTGTCTGAGTCTTTGGGCTATGGGTTATAAAGTTCTGTACCAGCCGGCAGCCTTGGTTTTTCATTATGAATTTGGAAGCCGCCCACTTGAAACTGTCAAAGCGATGATAGAAAAAAACCGGTGGAAATTCTTAGAAAAATGGAAGCAACAATTGCAATTGATGCACAGAGATGATGGCGATGTTTTGAAAGCCCGAGACAAGCGACATCAATCAGTTTATTTAGCAGAGAAGGAGAAAAAAAGCAGCAGTTTTAAAGGCAGGATTTTGGTTCTGGATGATTGTGTTCCTCATTTCATGATGGGAAAAGGCTTTCCAAGGGCAATTACAATATTGCAGCTTCTCGAGCAGTTGGGATATTTTGTAACCTTTTATCCCATGCTCTCCCAAGAGTATTCTAAGAAACATTTGGAAATGGCTTTTATGGAAAAAATTGAGCTCATGATTGGATGGGGCCCAAAACGACTTGAAGATTTTTTGCAGGAAAGAAAGGATTATTATGATTTCATTTTTGTGAGTCGTATCCACAACTTTCTGCATGTGGCTAAGCTTATTAAAAAAAGACCTGATTTTTTTAGCAAAACCAAAGTTCTCTACGATGCCGAAGCGATTGTTGCAAGAAGAGAAATTTTGAAGAAAAGCCTTGAAGGTTTGACACTGAAGGAAAAAGAAAAAAAAGAATTAATCGATAAAGAGCTTCTATTAGCTCAATATGCCCATAGGGTTGTTGCAGTATCGAAAGAAGAAGCCCAATATTTTCTCCAAAAGGGTTTCGATGTACATGTTCTTGGCCATTCGATTCATTGCAAACCTACTGAGAGTAGCTTTGAACAAAGATCGGGCTTTCTTTTTGTTGGGTATATGGGCGAGGAAGGTCCTAATACCGATGGATTATCATGGTTTTCCCACTATGTGCTTCCGCATTTAAAAAAGAAAATCCACTCTAACTTTGAGGTGCTAGCTATAGGCCAGGTTTCAGAAGACTTTGTAGAACAACTTAGCCCTTTGGGAATAAAGTTCTTGGGCCTTGTGGAAGATATTCAACCCTTTTTCGAAAAATGCCGAGTTTTTATTGCTCCCACCCGTTATGCTGCTGGAATTCCAATGAAAGTGCATGAAGCCGCTTCCTATGGCTTGCCGGTTGTGGCAAGCATGCTTTTAGCTAAGCAACTCGCATGGACCCCAGGAGAAGAACTGCTTGCTGCTGATTCTCCAGAAGATTTTGCTGCTTGTTGTGAAAAACTTTATCAAGATGCCTCCTTATGGAAAAAGATAAGAGAGAGCGCGCTCAACAAGGTCAAACTCGATTGTGATCCTAAGCGGTTCGAAGAAAATCTTCTATCCTTATTGACATTTCCTAGAAATCAATAA
- a CDS encoding Gfo/Idh/MocA family protein: MSPIKLGVIGIGHIGKHHARIYAQMDGVHYVGCFDIKKDVAGRIAETIGGRVFESLEELLKEVDAVSIATPTSTHFTIGSKCLEAGVHVLIEKPITDSLEEAKLLVEIAKRNKVILQVGHVERYNPAFRVLEGYLSQPRFIECHRLCPYPGRNTELGVVLDLMIHDLEAILHLVRSDVQSVDAVGVSVLSLTEDIANARIKFKNGAIANITTSRISPEKMRKIRIFQDDAYISLNYLEQKGEIYRKRDHGIECLPMPIEKGEPLFFELRSFIDCIYSKDSPLVGGKEAVEALKLAVEITEIIRSNKMN; the protein is encoded by the coding sequence ATGAGCCCGATTAAACTTGGCGTCATTGGTATAGGACATATTGGCAAACACCACGCTCGGATCTATGCCCAGATGGATGGAGTCCATTATGTGGGATGTTTTGACATTAAAAAGGATGTTGCAGGAAGAATTGCAGAAACCATTGGTGGAAGAGTCTTTGAGTCTCTAGAGGAACTACTAAAAGAAGTGGACGCAGTTTCGATAGCCACTCCGACTTCTACTCATTTCACTATTGGTTCAAAATGTTTAGAAGCTGGCGTCCATGTGCTAATTGAAAAACCGATTACGGATAGCCTAGAAGAGGCGAAATTGCTTGTGGAAATTGCCAAAAGAAATAAGGTCATTTTACAGGTAGGCCATGTGGAAAGATATAATCCTGCTTTTAGAGTTCTCGAAGGATATTTGAGTCAGCCACGCTTTATTGAATGCCACAGGCTCTGTCCCTATCCAGGAAGAAATACCGAGCTAGGAGTCGTACTGGATCTAATGATCCATGACTTGGAGGCAATATTGCATCTAGTGCGTTCCGATGTTCAGTCAGTTGATGCGGTGGGAGTTTCTGTTTTAAGCCTTACAGAAGATATTGCCAATGCAAGAATCAAATTTAAAAATGGGGCTATTGCGAACATAACCACTAGTCGGATAAGCCCTGAAAAAATGCGAAAAATTAGGATTTTTCAAGACGACGCTTACATTTCGTTAAACTATCTTGAGCAAAAAGGCGAAATCTATCGAAAGCGAGACCATGGCATCGAATGTTTACCCATGCCTATTGAGAAAGGAGAGCCTTTATTCTTTGAATTGCGATCTTTTATTGACTGTATCTATTCCAAAGATTCTCCTCTCGTAGGCGGAAAAGAGGCGGTTGAAGCCCTCAAATTAGCAGTAGAAATCACAGAGATCATTCGCTCGAATAAAATGAATTGA
- a CDS encoding OmpA family protein, which produces MDQKPAVVPVKVQKKKQSVLPAGGLGAVFFWVSLSVFLGATAVYFYSQYISLEKTIRVLKEEDELLKQENQKQRAVVDQLQAELSQTGSLLKSQEELLEKTTQSLKAVESKKMEEASGSTKDNSSLTKELENRLKAAFSEEIQKGESTVMLQKNGVVVRFAKSALFAYGGIKLSTQGKVLLSKFLSVTKPFLVNSQDSKIEVCSFTDNDPPAQEVQDVYPTNWEISAIRSAAVIRALIQIGQLPEGIFSLAAGGETNPIADNSMLEGKEKNRRVEITVYPASPNADFRATVNPSLINLEKTKQLQPHH; this is translated from the coding sequence ATGGATCAAAAACCGGCCGTAGTACCTGTCAAAGTCCAAAAGAAAAAACAGTCGGTTTTGCCGGCAGGGGGCTTGGGAGCTGTTTTTTTTTGGGTCTCATTAAGTGTTTTTTTAGGTGCTACAGCGGTATACTTTTATAGCCAATACATTTCTCTGGAAAAGACCATTCGAGTACTAAAAGAGGAGGATGAACTTCTCAAACAAGAAAACCAAAAGCAGCGGGCGGTTGTTGATCAACTTCAAGCCGAATTATCCCAGACAGGCAGCCTATTGAAAAGCCAAGAAGAGCTTCTTGAGAAAACCACTCAATCACTCAAAGCAGTCGAATCAAAAAAAATGGAGGAAGCTAGTGGTTCGACTAAAGATAATTCTTCTTTAACCAAAGAACTTGAAAATAGGTTAAAAGCAGCCTTTTCAGAAGAAATACAAAAAGGGGAATCCACAGTGATGCTCCAAAAAAATGGAGTGGTTGTCCGGTTTGCTAAGAGTGCCTTATTTGCCTATGGAGGCATAAAGTTAAGTACACAAGGAAAAGTTCTTTTATCCAAATTTCTCTCTGTAACAAAGCCTTTTTTGGTTAACTCTCAGGATTCAAAAATAGAAGTTTGTTCTTTTACGGATAATGATCCACCTGCTCAGGAAGTACAAGATGTATATCCTACTAATTGGGAAATTTCTGCCATTCGTTCGGCTGCCGTTATCAGGGCATTAATCCAGATTGGACAACTGCCTGAAGGTATATTTTCTCTTGCTGCTGGAGGAGAAACCAATCCGATAGCTGATAACAGTATGTTAGAGGGAAAGGAAAAAAATAGAAGGGTTGAAATTACTGTCTATCCAGCATCTCCTAATGCAGATTTTCGCGCTACTGTAAACCCTTCCTTGATTAATTTAGAAAAAACTAAGCAGTTGCAGCCTCACCATTAG
- a CDS encoding RNA polymerase sigma factor has product MKKAIPEVLDQSPTDQELILRMKSGELDAFDILVERYQKRLYRVIYGVLLHHEDTNDVLMETFIKAYKNIGGFRIGASFYTWIYRIAINTAISFKRKSKFNPQPYPYFPDDEEGQMEKEFVDYRSAEQAVRQMEIKELNKVLNDALSKLSEKHRAVVVLFDLEELSHSEIAKIMGCSEGTIRSRLFYAHKQLQKLLKNDNSFIS; this is encoded by the coding sequence ATGAAAAAAGCTATTCCAGAAGTACTCGATCAGTCTCCAACCGATCAGGAGCTCATTCTCAGAATGAAATCGGGAGAATTGGATGCTTTCGATATTTTAGTCGAACGCTATCAAAAAAGATTATATAGGGTGATTTATGGTGTGCTGCTGCACCATGAAGATACAAACGACGTTTTAATGGAAACTTTTATCAAAGCCTACAAAAACATTGGAGGGTTTCGAATTGGAGCTTCTTTTTATACATGGATCTATCGTATCGCCATAAATACCGCTATAAGTTTTAAAAGGAAATCGAAATTCAACCCGCAACCCTATCCTTATTTTCCAGACGATGAGGAGGGGCAAATGGAAAAGGAATTTGTCGATTACCGTTCAGCAGAGCAAGCGGTACGACAAATGGAAATTAAGGAACTGAACAAGGTTTTGAATGATGCCTTATCTAAGCTTTCCGAAAAGCATCGAGCCGTTGTTGTCCTTTTTGATTTAGAGGAGCTCAGCCATTCGGAAATAGCTAAAATTATGGGATGTTCGGAAGGAACAATTCGCTCTAGATTGTTCTATGCACATAAGCAACTGCAAAAGCTATTGAAAAATGACAACAGCTTCATAAGTTAA
- the lpxB gene encoding lipid-A-disaccharide synthase, protein MMQIKPSKKKFLLVAGETSGDLYGALLIEALRKSFPEAIFLGVGGSRMAAAGQIQLYELSKLAVVGLVEVIKNLAEIRRIFKELLHCAIVEKPDCVILIDYPGFNLRFASKLRKELPTTKIVYYISPQVWAWNSQRAARFDKLFDLMVVIFPFEKPWFEKNAPNLRVEWVGHPLLDRLLPNPLPNSQFSSHKISLLPGSRRMEIIRHLPILYQVAWKMVMKNPDYEFLWIAPNEELVELGLAHLGEKHLPEWLKIQIGYPLSHISRCRLAILASGSVSLECAILGVPQIVIYKTNPLTYQVGKRLVKVPFLSIVNVLASEQIVPEFVQDDAQPDKIVPVALRLMEDEEQRTWMKKRMKEVIDSLGSTGASQKTCNLIVDLLNEEKKEQPLHLRS, encoded by the coding sequence ATGATGCAAATAAAACCGTCCAAAAAAAAGTTTTTGTTGGTTGCTGGAGAAACAAGTGGAGATCTTTACGGAGCTCTGCTGATTGAAGCACTCCGAAAGTCTTTTCCAGAAGCCATTTTTTTAGGAGTGGGAGGATCACGGATGGCGGCTGCTGGACAGATACAACTTTATGAACTTTCTAAATTGGCTGTTGTGGGACTTGTAGAAGTCATCAAAAATTTAGCTGAAATTCGAAGGATTTTTAAAGAGCTTTTGCATTGTGCCATTGTAGAAAAACCTGATTGCGTGATTTTAATAGATTATCCTGGCTTTAATCTTCGGTTTGCCTCCAAACTTCGCAAAGAATTACCTACTACTAAGATTGTTTATTATATAAGCCCTCAAGTCTGGGCATGGAATAGCCAAAGAGCAGCACGCTTCGATAAGCTCTTTGATCTTATGGTGGTAATTTTTCCATTTGAGAAGCCATGGTTTGAGAAAAATGCCCCCAACCTGCGAGTAGAATGGGTGGGACATCCCTTGTTGGATCGACTTCTTCCTAATCCATTGCCAAATTCTCAATTTAGTTCTCACAAAATATCCCTGTTACCAGGAAGTCGGAGAATGGAAATTATCAGGCATTTGCCCATTCTTTACCAAGTGGCATGGAAGATGGTTATGAAGAACCCCGATTATGAATTTTTATGGATTGCACCCAACGAAGAACTCGTCGAACTGGGATTGGCGCATCTAGGAGAAAAACATCTTCCGGAATGGTTGAAGATTCAGATAGGGTATCCACTTTCTCATATCTCCAGATGCCGATTAGCTATTTTAGCCTCTGGATCAGTATCTTTGGAATGTGCTATCCTTGGGGTCCCTCAGATAGTTATCTATAAAACCAATCCTTTGACGTATCAAGTGGGTAAAAGGCTTGTTAAAGTCCCATTCTTGAGTATTGTCAATGTGCTTGCTTCCGAGCAGATTGTGCCAGAATTCGTCCAAGATGATGCACAGCCAGACAAAATAGTCCCTGTAGCTTTGCGCCTGATGGAAGACGAAGAACAAAGGACTTGGATGAAAAAAAGAATGAAAGAAGTTATTGATTCCCTCGGTTCAACTGGAGCAAGCCAAAAAACCTGTAATCTAATTGTTGATCTGCTTAACGAGGAGAAGAAAGAACAGCCATTACATCTTAGGAGTTAA
- the rpsU gene encoding 30S ribosomal protein S21, whose amino-acid sequence MTEVKVKKGESIDKALRRLKRKLDREGTLREARLRKAFEKPCNRRRRKAKEARLKIYSSFY is encoded by the coding sequence ATGACTGAAGTAAAAGTAAAAAAAGGAGAATCTATCGATAAGGCTTTACGACGACTAAAAAGAAAGCTTGATAGAGAAGGGACACTTCGAGAAGCAAGATTAAGAAAAGCCTTCGAAAAACCTTGCAATCGTAGAAGAAGGAAAGCAAAAGAAGCTCGATTAAAAATTTATTCTTCCTTTTATTAA
- a CDS encoding zinc-dependent alcohol dehydrogenase family protein: MKAMVLEKPKAPLILKDIPIPDPGPGEILLEVLICGICRTDLHVVDGELPNPKPNLVPGHEVVGIVRKLGPGAKRFSLGQRVGVPWLGKTCGQCKFCISGKENLCDHPEFTGYTLDGGYAEWIKADERFCYPIPTLYTDKEAAPLLCAGLIGFRSYRHLENSKRIGFYGFGAAAHILIQIANYQGKAVYSFSRPGDKDSQQFARSLGAVWSGDSTSSPPVLLEGAIIFAPVGSLIPQALQAVEKGGKVVCAGIYMTDIPSFPYKILWGERQIVSVANLTRQDGEEFFKIASKFKIQTHVEVFPLNEANEALERLRKGKVQGALALIPNKEC, encoded by the coding sequence ATGAAAGCAATGGTCTTAGAAAAACCAAAAGCTCCTTTGATCTTAAAGGATATTCCAATACCCGATCCAGGTCCTGGAGAAATACTCTTGGAGGTCCTTATTTGTGGGATTTGTCGGACAGACCTACACGTAGTGGATGGAGAGTTGCCAAATCCAAAACCTAACCTAGTTCCAGGACATGAAGTTGTTGGCATCGTCAGGAAGTTGGGACCCGGTGCCAAAAGGTTTTCTTTAGGTCAAAGAGTTGGCGTTCCTTGGCTAGGGAAGACATGCGGGCAATGCAAGTTTTGCATCTCTGGAAAAGAAAATCTTTGTGATCATCCCGAATTTACTGGCTATACACTTGATGGTGGCTATGCAGAATGGATAAAAGCAGACGAGAGGTTCTGCTATCCAATCCCAACTCTTTATACTGACAAAGAAGCAGCTCCTTTGCTTTGCGCCGGTTTAATTGGTTTTCGTTCCTATAGACATTTAGAAAATTCAAAACGCATTGGTTTCTATGGATTTGGTGCTGCGGCCCATATCCTTATTCAGATCGCTAATTATCAAGGAAAAGCCGTTTACTCTTTTTCACGGCCTGGAGATAAAGACAGCCAACAATTCGCTCGTTCTCTGGGAGCCGTATGGTCAGGTGATTCCACTTCTTCTCCTCCCGTTCTGCTTGAAGGCGCCATTATCTTTGCTCCCGTTGGATCCCTAATTCCACAAGCCCTTCAAGCCGTAGAAAAAGGGGGGAAAGTAGTCTGCGCAGGGATCTATATGACTGATATCCCATCTTTTCCATACAAAATTTTATGGGGAGAACGCCAAATAGTTTCTGTGGCTAACCTCACAAGACAAGATGGTGAAGAATTTTTTAAAATCGCATCCAAATTTAAGATTCAAACCCATGTCGAAGTCTTTCCTTTAAATGAAGCCAATGAAGCTCTTGAACGACTTAGAAAGGGAAAAGTTCAAGGGGCCCTTGCCTTAATTCCTAACAAGGAATGCTAA
- a CDS encoding tetratricopeptide repeat protein, with amino-acid sequence MPDQFMQLDKVSSKERVSNKHLSPPIYSWAIKLVVLVVFFQMFSLLSIFWLRHYVFNQVSKKDRLTAANNSFKLPSFLSPKPPALPTIHSKELKKDASFLAEENKEEKLDAYIKDAERFEREGELSLARDALNNAEEVDPLNCDVLVRQAQLAERQKDGQRAYTYWSKIAELDRKSSSSSPLYKTARQKVAAFRSQSKKDSASPPLIHSALKGIQGMGKTLSLEKIRVEKSNLSNTPWGQEVTLRVPIFLSDPSIRIDPKQIRYQIYIYDEIDKGIILQSNAKITSSFENPLPTWTIHQTEILRINYKLERPVQNQRFYGYIIRIFYCGQLQDQIADPPELLTRLPGLTPKM; translated from the coding sequence ATGCCTGATCAATTCATGCAACTAGACAAAGTCTCTTCAAAAGAACGGGTTTCTAATAAACACCTCTCTCCTCCTATCTATTCTTGGGCAATTAAGCTTGTCGTGCTTGTCGTATTCTTTCAAATGTTCTCCCTCCTTTCCATATTCTGGTTAAGACATTATGTTTTCAATCAAGTTTCAAAAAAAGATCGCCTGACCGCTGCAAACAATTCTTTTAAATTGCCCTCTTTTCTTTCCCCTAAGCCTCCAGCCTTACCAACAATTCACTCCAAAGAATTGAAAAAGGATGCTTCTTTTTTAGCAGAAGAAAATAAAGAAGAAAAACTCGATGCTTATATTAAAGATGCCGAACGGTTTGAAAGAGAAGGCGAATTGAGTCTAGCTCGCGATGCCCTAAACAATGCCGAAGAAGTAGATCCGCTCAATTGCGATGTGCTTGTCAGACAAGCCCAGCTAGCTGAACGTCAGAAAGATGGACAAAGAGCCTATACCTATTGGAGTAAAATTGCTGAGCTTGATCGCAAATCTAGCTCTTCTAGCCCTCTTTATAAAACAGCTCGTCAAAAAGTAGCTGCCTTTAGAAGTCAGTCTAAAAAAGACAGTGCCTCCCCACCTCTTATCCACTCGGCTCTAAAAGGAATTCAAGGAATGGGCAAAACGTTAAGTCTTGAAAAAATACGGGTTGAGAAAAGTAATCTTTCTAATACGCCTTGGGGACAAGAAGTCACTCTGCGGGTGCCCATTTTTCTTTCCGATCCTTCCATTCGCATTGATCCCAAACAAATCCGTTACCAAATTTATATTTATGATGAGATAGACAAAGGCATTATTTTACAATCAAATGCCAAAATTACCAGCTCCTTTGAGAACCCTCTTCCTACTTGGACGATACACCAAACAGAAATCCTTCGGATTAATTACAAATTAGAACGCCCCGTTCAAAATCAGAGATTTTATGGGTACATTATTCGGATTTTTTATTGTGGACAGCTTCAGGATCAAATTGCTGATCCACCCGAACTGCTCACCCGCCTTCCAGGTTTAACTCCTAAGATGTAA
- a CDS encoding S1C family serine protease produces MPLIGAESLFDTIGREVNKIFEENKNAVVRVRIEHRNGGESFCSGFFISSEGVLVTAPDSQLTDSLFYVDYNAQWHLAKVIGIDERSGVAVLQVEEGPKPFPFLKLAYGQEIPTGTPVVGIGYPYNLPACPSFGLVVGKDCEYLNHFFPTTHYRINTKVNPGQIGGPLINSKGLVVGMITMSLKEEEWSYALPSKAIRKVVDDTIRYGKVRYGWVGVAVTKIGREETSGKVVVARLFPNTPVSGSGLREGDIVVSINGKKITSLSDVMDASFFVSVGQKIPVKVLRDGKPIQFEFLVGERPIDTPSGSTILPNNPDELKKNWSQSLPVSTSPMTAPVEKTNNTH; encoded by the coding sequence TTGCCATTGATAGGAGCTGAAAGTCTCTTTGATACTATAGGAAGAGAAGTTAACAAGATTTTTGAGGAGAATAAAAACGCTGTTGTCCGTGTTAGAATAGAGCATAGAAATGGCGGAGAAAGTTTCTGTTCAGGTTTTTTTATAAGTTCCGAAGGAGTATTGGTTACAGCACCCGATAGCCAGCTAACCGATTCGCTGTTTTATGTTGATTATAACGCTCAATGGCATTTAGCCAAAGTTATAGGGATTGACGAGCGAAGTGGCGTAGCTGTTCTTCAAGTTGAAGAGGGTCCAAAACCCTTTCCTTTTCTAAAGCTTGCTTATGGTCAAGAGATCCCTACGGGGACCCCTGTTGTAGGCATAGGCTATCCGTATAATCTTCCCGCTTGCCCTTCCTTTGGATTGGTGGTAGGGAAAGATTGCGAATATTTAAACCATTTTTTCCCCACGACCCATTATAGGATTAATACAAAGGTGAATCCAGGCCAGATTGGTGGACCCTTAATCAATTCCAAGGGGTTGGTTGTTGGAATGATAACGATGAGTTTAAAAGAAGAAGAATGGAGTTATGCTTTGCCAAGCAAAGCAATAAGAAAAGTTGTTGATGATACTATTCGCTATGGGAAGGTACGTTATGGGTGGGTAGGAGTGGCTGTTACCAAAATAGGAAGAGAGGAGACTTCAGGAAAAGTGGTAGTTGCACGTCTTTTCCCTAATACTCCTGTATCTGGTAGCGGGTTAAGGGAAGGGGATATTGTTGTCTCAATCAATGGGAAAAAGATTACCAGCCTGTCGGATGTAATGGATGCATCGTTCTTTGTTTCTGTGGGACAAAAAATACCCGTAAAGGTATTAAGAGATGGGAAGCCAATACAGTTCGAGTTTTTAGTTGGAGAAAGGCCGATTGACACCCCTTCGGGTTCTACGATTTTACCAAACAATCCGGACGAACTTAAAAAGAATTGGTCACAAAGCCTACCCGTAAGCACTTCTCCAATGACTGCACCTGTGGAAAAGACAAATAATACACATTAA